A region from the Gemmatimonadales bacterium genome encodes:
- the rpiB gene encoding ribose 5-phosphate isomerase B, whose amino-acid sequence MPERIPIGSDHAGFRLKGQLVEELARLGFEPVDLGTHSEVSADYPDIAHRLAGGVEQGDSARGVLLCGTGLGMSYTANRHRGVRAAVAWTPEVARLAREHNDANVLILPARFVSDAEGIEILRAWLATPFSGGRHARRVAKIDQETA is encoded by the coding sequence ATGCCCGAGCGAATCCCCATAGGTTCCGACCACGCCGGCTTCCGGCTCAAGGGCCAACTCGTCGAGGAGCTCGCGCGGCTCGGGTTCGAGCCGGTTGACCTCGGCACGCATAGCGAGGTTTCGGCTGACTACCCCGATATTGCCCACCGGCTCGCCGGTGGGGTGGAGCAGGGGGATTCGGCGCGCGGCGTGCTCCTCTGCGGCACCGGGCTCGGCATGTCGTACACGGCCAACCGGCACCGCGGCGTGCGGGCGGCGGTGGCATGGACGCCGGAGGTCGCACGGCTGGCGCGCGAGCATAACGACGCCAATGTGCTCATACTTCCGGCGCGCTTCGTCTCGGACGCAGAGGGCATCGAAATCTTGAGGGCGTGGCTCGCGACGCCGTTCAGCGGCGGCCGGCACGCCCGCCGGGTGGCTAAAATCGACCAGGAGACCGCATGA
- a CDS encoding 3-hydroxybutyryl-CoA dehydrogenase, with translation MSRAAVVGAGTMGNGIAHVFAQHGWEVALIDSAPAALERALATIRANLDRQVKKGTLPADAPAAVLGRIATGGSLHAAAGASLVIEAASESPAVKFGIFEQLDRIADSNAILASNTSSISITEIAARTRRPAAVLGMHFMNPVPVMALVEVIRGQATSDSTTATVMEVARALGKTPVEVQDYPGFVSNRVLMPMINEAIFCVMEGVATPEAIDTVMRLGMSHPMGPLTLADFIGLDVCLAIMEVLHRGLGDDKYRPCPLLRRMVAAGALGRKAGRGFYEYPR, from the coding sequence ATGAGCCGCGCCGCCGTCGTAGGTGCCGGAACGATGGGCAACGGCATCGCGCACGTGTTCGCGCAACACGGGTGGGAGGTGGCGCTCATCGATTCGGCCCCGGCCGCGCTGGAGCGCGCGCTGGCGACGATCCGCGCCAACCTCGACCGCCAGGTGAAGAAAGGCACGCTCCCGGCCGATGCGCCGGCCGCTGTCCTCGGGCGCATCGCCACGGGTGGTTCGCTCCATGCCGCCGCCGGGGCGAGCCTCGTGATCGAGGCGGCGAGCGAGAGTCCGGCGGTCAAGTTCGGCATCTTCGAGCAGCTCGATCGGATCGCAGACTCGAACGCGATCCTTGCCTCCAACACCAGCTCGATCTCCATCACGGAAATCGCGGCGCGCACCCGGCGCCCGGCCGCCGTGCTCGGCATGCACTTCATGAACCCGGTGCCGGTGATGGCGCTGGTCGAGGTGATCCGGGGACAGGCGACGAGCGACTCGACGACCGCCACCGTGATGGAGGTGGCGCGCGCGCTCGGCAAGACGCCGGTCGAGGTGCAGGACTATCCGGGCTTCGTCTCCAATCGCGTGCTGATGCCGATGATCAACGAGGCCATCTTCTGTGTGATGGAAGGCGTCGCGACGCCAGAGGCGATCGACACCGTGATGCGGCTCGGTATGTCCCACCCGATGGGCCCGCTCACGCTGGCGGACTTCATCGGCCTCGATGTCTGCCTCGCCATCATGGAAGTGCTCCATCGCGGCCTGGGCGACGACAAATACCGTCCCTGCCCGCTGCTCCGGAGGATGGTGGCTGCCGGTGCGCTCGGGCGAAAGGCAGGGCGGGGATTCTACGAGTACCCGCGTTAG
- the glyA gene encoding serine hydroxymethyltransferase, whose translation MTLDHNASLREADPTVARLIDRELRRQQQGLELIASENFASRAVIDAMGTPLTNKYAEGYPGRRYYGGCEVVDEIEQLAIDRLKQLFNAEHANVQPHSGAQANFAAFMALVKPGETIMGMSLPHGGHLSHGAAVNHSGTIWRAVHYGVNPSTGRIDYDQVRAQAQRERPRLIIAGGSAYARVIDFAAFRDIADEVGAYFLVDMAHFAGLVAGGYHPSPVPHAHVVTSTTHKTLRGPRSGLILCTADLAKAIDKSVFPGTQGGPLEHVIAAKAVAFGEAMDDEFKAYARHIVENARRLAAALLERGYAIVSGGTDTHLMLVDLRPKELTGKRAEALLGQAGITVNKNTIPDDPQSPFVTSGIRIGTPAVTTRGMGTSEMVRIAELIDRALSYQDDPHLAQVKNEVRKLTTLFPLYQPGAIGNAEDGPRPPGRPARRPILA comes from the coding sequence ATGACGCTCGACCACAACGCTTCGCTGCGCGAGGCCGATCCGACCGTGGCCCGGCTCATCGACCGCGAGCTGCGCCGGCAGCAGCAGGGGCTGGAGCTCATCGCGAGCGAGAACTTTGCCAGCCGCGCCGTGATCGACGCGATGGGCACGCCGCTCACCAACAAGTACGCCGAGGGATATCCGGGCCGGCGGTACTACGGCGGGTGCGAGGTGGTGGACGAGATCGAGCAGCTTGCCATCGACCGGCTCAAGCAGCTGTTCAACGCCGAGCACGCCAACGTGCAGCCGCACTCCGGCGCGCAGGCCAACTTTGCGGCGTTCATGGCGCTGGTAAAGCCGGGCGAGACGATCATGGGCATGTCGCTCCCGCACGGCGGCCATCTCTCGCACGGCGCCGCCGTGAACCACAGCGGCACCATCTGGCGCGCGGTGCATTACGGCGTGAATCCCTCCACCGGCCGCATCGATTACGACCAGGTCCGGGCACAGGCACAGCGCGAGCGGCCCCGGCTCATCATCGCGGGCGGCAGCGCCTACGCGCGCGTCATCGATTTTGCCGCCTTCCGCGACATCGCGGACGAGGTGGGGGCCTACTTCCTGGTTGACATGGCGCATTTCGCCGGACTCGTCGCGGGCGGTTACCATCCGTCACCCGTGCCCCACGCGCACGTCGTGACCAGCACCACGCACAAGACGCTTCGCGGTCCGCGCTCGGGCCTCATCCTTTGCACCGCCGACCTTGCCAAGGCCATCGACAAGTCGGTGTTCCCCGGCACCCAGGGCGGCCCGCTCGAGCACGTGATCGCCGCCAAGGCCGTCGCCTTCGGCGAAGCGATGGATGATGAGTTCAAGGCGTACGCCCGGCACATCGTCGAGAACGCGCGGCGGCTCGCGGCCGCACTGCTGGAGCGGGGATATGCCATCGTCTCGGGCGGCACGGACACGCATCTCATGCTGGTGGATCTGAGACCCAAGGAGCTCACCGGCAAGCGCGCCGAGGCGCTGCTCGGCCAGGCGGGAATCACGGTCAACAAGAACACCATCCCGGACGATCCGCAGTCGCCGTTCGTCACGAGCGGAATCCGGATCGGAACGCCGGCCGTGACGACGCGCGGGATGGGCACCTCCGAGATGGTGCGCATCGCCGAGCTGATCGACCGCGCGCTCAGCTACCAGGATGATCCGCATCTCGCACAGGTGAAGAACGAAGTGCGAAAGCTCACCACACTGTTCCCCTTGTATCAGCCGGGTGCCATCGGCAACGCGGAAGATGGGCCGCGCCCGCCTGGCCGTCCGGCACGGAGACCGATTCTCGCGTGA
- a CDS encoding M90 family metallopeptidase yields MSEGLVLLAGAALLAGAWFALGPLIRGLTQRAAAKREAEPVPASWWPLIAREVPAVAGLDRDQRTRLLRAMRDLLTTCHWEGCGGLVLTEEMQLVIAAQACLITLERPGELYPALHTILVYPSTFVPRRAVDLRKWHVTREHDPGQPTLGEAWSDGIVVLAWDDAGAGAANPADGRNVVYHEFAHQLDFVHHLTDPDADAIDPLRQAIRASYDRLCEAVAAGSPTVLDRYAVTDEAEFFAVATEVYFERKQALQAVEPRLVKELERFYEGK; encoded by the coding sequence GTGAGCGAAGGGCTCGTGCTTCTGGCCGGCGCGGCGCTGCTGGCCGGTGCCTGGTTCGCTCTGGGCCCGCTCATCCGCGGGCTCACCCAGCGTGCCGCCGCCAAACGCGAGGCCGAGCCGGTGCCGGCGTCGTGGTGGCCGCTCATCGCGCGCGAGGTGCCCGCCGTCGCCGGGCTGGATAGGGATCAGCGCACGCGCTTGCTTCGCGCCATGCGCGACCTCCTCACGACCTGCCATTGGGAGGGCTGCGGCGGGCTCGTGCTCACCGAGGAGATGCAGCTCGTCATTGCCGCGCAGGCCTGCCTGATCACGCTCGAGCGTCCGGGCGAGCTCTACCCGGCGCTCCACACCATCCTGGTCTATCCGAGCACCTTCGTGCCCCGCCGCGCGGTCGATCTCCGCAAGTGGCACGTGACGCGGGAACACGATCCCGGCCAGCCCACGCTGGGCGAGGCCTGGAGCGACGGCATCGTGGTGCTCGCGTGGGACGATGCGGGTGCCGGCGCCGCCAATCCGGCCGACGGACGGAACGTGGTCTACCACGAATTCGCCCACCAGCTCGACTTTGTGCACCATCTCACCGATCCCGATGCCGACGCCATCGACCCGCTTCGCCAGGCGATCCGCGCGAGCTACGACCGTCTCTGCGAAGCCGTTGCCGCCGGGAGCCCCACGGTGCTGGACCGCTACGCGGTGACCGACGAGGCGGAGTTTTTCGCAGTGGCAACGGAGGTGTATTTCGAGAGGAAGCAGGCGCTGCAGGCCGTAGAGCCGAGGTTGGTGAAAGAGCTGGAACGGTTTTACGAGGGAAAGTAG
- a CDS encoding CPBP family intramembrane glutamic endopeptidase — translation MLPAIGWSIAFLLLGFAFSFLLIGGLAYLLRRDVAAGLDAIQLSPALQALATGASLLGGFLAATWIVGRRALGLDARTLRWRVGHGARGAGWGLAVGIGAALLATGGAALVGAAHWSHDRGGFGDYLAQVTKTVAVLAPAALGEEVIFRGVPLVLLAGAIGRASAIVLVAGLAFAALHAINPGITPLALGNIALAGIWLGVAFYAPGGIWTAFGSHLGWNAALAALDAPVSGLPFEIPLLDYHAGVPCWLTGCRFGPEGGLLATGALILALLIAVQWARPGTAE, via the coding sequence GTGCTTCCGGCAATCGGCTGGTCGATCGCCTTCCTGCTGCTCGGCTTCGCCTTCTCGTTCCTGCTCATCGGCGGGCTCGCGTATCTCCTGCGGCGTGACGTGGCCGCGGGGCTCGACGCTATCCAGCTCTCGCCGGCGCTGCAAGCGCTCGCCACCGGCGCGAGCCTGCTGGGCGGCTTTCTCGCGGCGACCTGGATCGTGGGTCGCCGCGCGCTCGGGCTCGACGCGCGCACGCTCCGGTGGCGGGTCGGGCACGGTGCGCGGGGCGCAGGGTGGGGACTCGCGGTCGGCATCGGCGCGGCGCTCCTCGCCACCGGCGGCGCCGCCCTCGTCGGAGCCGCGCACTGGTCGCACGATCGCGGCGGATTCGGCGATTACCTGGCCCAGGTGACCAAGACCGTGGCCGTGCTCGCGCCGGCGGCGCTGGGCGAGGAAGTGATCTTTCGCGGCGTGCCGCTCGTGCTCCTTGCCGGCGCGATCGGGCGTGCGAGCGCCATCGTGCTCGTGGCGGGCCTCGCCTTTGCGGCGCTGCACGCCATCAATCCCGGCATCACGCCACTGGCCCTCGGCAACATCGCGCTCGCCGGCATCTGGCTCGGGGTCGCGTTCTACGCGCCGGGCGGCATCTGGACTGCCTTCGGCTCGCACCTGGGCTGGAACGCCGCGCTCGCGGCGCTTGACGCGCCGGTGAGCGGGCTGCCGTTTGAGATTCCGCTGCTCGACTACCACGCCGGTGTGCCGTGCTGGCTCACCGGGTGCCGCTTCGGCCCGGAGGGCGGACTGCTTGCCACCGGCGCGCTGATCCTCGCGCTCCTTATCGCTGTGCAATGGGCCCGGCCGGGGACGGCTGAATGA
- a CDS encoding Minf_1886 family protein, which translates to MNELQFTDEIMARIRARGGTYHERAYLFVLATIEFVQSRLEARRHVTGQELAWACRDLAQEQFGLLAPHVLEHWGIRRTDDLGRIVFTLVDIGLLVTQPGDRESDFASVYDFDEAFGGDYAWQGVRGG; encoded by the coding sequence GTGAACGAGCTGCAGTTTACCGATGAGATCATGGCCCGGATCCGGGCCCGGGGCGGGACCTATCACGAACGCGCGTACCTGTTCGTGCTGGCCACGATCGAGTTCGTCCAATCCCGCCTCGAGGCGCGGCGCCACGTCACCGGGCAGGAGCTGGCCTGGGCGTGCCGGGACCTGGCGCAGGAGCAGTTCGGGCTGCTGGCGCCGCACGTGCTCGAGCACTGGGGCATCCGGCGTACCGACGACCTCGGCCGCATCGTCTTCACGCTGGTCGACATCGGATTGCTGGTGACCCAACCGGGCGACCGCGAATCCGACTTCGCGTCGGTGTATGATTTCGATGAGGCGTTTGGGGGCGATTATGCCTGGCAGGGGGTGCGCGGCGGCTGA